In Paracoccaceae bacterium Fryx2, a single genomic region encodes these proteins:
- a CDS encoding SCP2 sterol-binding domain-containing protein: protein MSDVIGYAVDALAKKVPSFDGVVKFVIPGEGSIMMDQDGVRPGDLDAEVTMTASADVFRAILAGEMNPTMAFMTGKLSVDGSMGLAMKVGAVLS from the coding sequence ATGAGTGACGTGATCGGATATGCGGTCGATGCGCTGGCGAAAAAGGTGCCCAGCTTTGACGGCGTGGTGAAGTTCGTGATTCCCGGCGAAGGGTCGATCATGATGGATCAGGACGGGGTTCGCCCCGGCGACCTTGACGCCGAGGTGACGATGACCGCCAGCGCGGACGTGTTCCGCGCGATTCTCGCGGGCGAGATGAACCCGACGATGGCCTTCATGACGGGCAAGCTGTCGGTTGACGGTTCGATGGGGCTGGCGATGAAGGTCGGCGCGGTTCTGAGTTGA
- a CDS encoding alpha/beta hydrolase: MSDTAPLYAGIAEGPADGRAFWLTAADGVRLRAAHWPAPQAKGTVLLFPGRSEYAEKYGIAAGDLAARGYHTLVIDWRGQGLSDRALADPMTGHVGDFSEFQLDVEALADLADTLYLPGPRHLMSHSMGGCIALRSVMMGLPVRSAVFSAPMWGIRITPALRPVATTLGWAAQWAGQSHRYAPGTSAATYVADAPFEDNVLTTDPEMYALMQRQVAEHPELGLGGPSLGWLRAALIECRALAALPAPDLPALTMIGSRERVVDPAPVQARMANWPKGRLEVVPGAEHEVIMETAAIRARFFDAACALFDG, encoded by the coding sequence TTGAGCGATACCGCCCCCCTTTACGCCGGGATAGCAGAAGGTCCGGCCGACGGCCGGGCATTCTGGCTGACGGCGGCCGACGGCGTGCGGCTGCGGGCGGCGCACTGGCCTGCGCCACAGGCGAAAGGCACCGTGCTGCTGTTCCCCGGCCGCAGCGAATATGCCGAGAAATACGGCATCGCGGCGGGCGATCTGGCGGCGCGCGGCTATCATACGCTGGTGATCGACTGGCGCGGTCAGGGCCTTTCGGACCGCGCGCTGGCCGACCCGATGACCGGGCATGTCGGCGATTTCAGCGAGTTCCAGCTGGATGTCGAGGCGCTGGCCGATCTGGCCGACACGCTGTACCTGCCGGGGCCGCGGCACCTGATGTCGCATTCGATGGGCGGGTGCATCGCGTTGCGCTCGGTGATGATGGGGCTGCCCGTGCGCTCGGCGGTGTTTTCGGCACCGATGTGGGGCATCCGCATCACGCCCGCGCTGCGCCCGGTGGCGACAACGCTGGGCTGGGCCGCGCAATGGGCGGGCCAGAGCCACCGCTACGCGCCCGGCACCTCGGCCGCGACCTATGTTGCCGACGCGCCGTTCGAGGACAACGTGCTGACCACAGACCCGGAGATGTATGCGCTGATGCAGCGACAGGTCGCGGAGCATCCGGAACTGGGCCTGGGGGGCCCGAGCCTTGGCTGGCTGCGCGCCGCGCTGATCGAATGCCGCGCGCTGGCCGCCCTGCCCGCGCCCGACCTGCCCGCGCTGACGATGATCGGCAGCCGGGAACGGGTGGTGGACCCGGCCCCGGTGCAGGCCCGCATGGCAAATTGGCCCAAGGGACGGCTGGAGGTCGTGCCGGGGGCGGAACATGAGGTCATCATGGAAACCGCCGCGATCCGGGCGCGGTTCTTCGATGCCGCCTGCGCGCTGTTCGACGGCTAG
- a CDS encoding proteasome-type protease yields the protein MTYCVGLLLNDGIVCLSDTRTNAGLDNISTYRKMFVFEEPGERIITIMTAGSLSVTQTTLARLRDAMEDVDADHETSIMKAPTLLKVAEIVGNMLARVRSEIDEKLAAMNQGATASMIVSGQRRGGTMRMFLIYPEGNFIEATEDTPFLQIGEHKYGKPILDRVVKPTTSLADAQKAVLLSMDSTLRSNLSVGMPLDLLVIERDACRVGLRRRIERDDVAFRAMSDAWSKALRDGFTQISL from the coding sequence ATGACCTATTGCGTGGGGCTTTTGCTGAACGACGGCATCGTGTGCCTGTCCGACACCCGCACCAATGCGGGGCTCGACAACATCTCGACCTATCGCAAGATGTTCGTGTTCGAGGAACCGGGCGAGCGGATCATCACCATCATGACCGCGGGCAGCCTGTCGGTGACGCAGACCACGCTGGCGCGGTTGCGCGACGCGATGGAAGATGTTGATGCCGATCACGAAACCTCGATCATGAAGGCGCCGACGCTGCTGAAGGTGGCCGAGATCGTCGGCAACATGCTGGCCAGGGTGCGCAGCGAGATCGACGAGAAGCTGGCGGCGATGAACCAGGGGGCCACGGCCAGCATGATCGTTTCGGGTCAGCGCCGGGGCGGCACGATGCGGATGTTCCTGATCTACCCCGAAGGCAATTTCATCGAGGCGACCGAAGACACGCCGTTCCTCCAGATCGGAGAACACAAGTATGGCAAGCCGATTCTCGACCGGGTGGTAAAGCCCACGACCAGTCTGGCCGATGCGCAGAAGGCGGTGCTCCTGTCGATGGATTCGACGCTGCGCTCGAACCTGTCGGTCGGAATGCCGCTTGATCTGCTGGTGATCGAACGCGATGCCTGCCGCGTCGGCCTGCGCCGCAGGATCGAGCGTGACGACGTGGCCTTCCGCGCCATGAGCGATGCGTGGTCCAAGGCGCTGCGCGACGGTTTTACCCAGATCTCGCTCTAG
- a CDS encoding transglutaminase family protein: MLLTVDHVTRYRYDRPVRGIVQSHRLQPSLFDGQRVINWQVTVSDGCKGGGFRDGAGDWVQAWSVLGPVTEVEVAVRGTVETHDLAGVLRGHREMVPPECYLRDSLPTRADAALCELALVAQGSDGPLEAAHRLSGAVADAIAYRPGATQAHTTAAEALALGEGVCQDHAHALLAVARWHGLPGRYVSGYLMLDEDIAAQEAAHAWAEIWMPSLGWVGFDPANRCCPDDRYIRLGSGLDAQDAAPIRGTTRTPGAESLDVTVAVQFQQQ; the protein is encoded by the coding sequence ATGCTGCTGACGGTCGATCACGTGACGCGCTACCGCTACGACCGCCCGGTGCGCGGCATCGTGCAAAGCCACCGCCTGCAACCCTCGCTGTTCGACGGGCAGCGGGTGATCAACTGGCAGGTGACGGTCAGCGACGGCTGCAAGGGCGGCGGCTTTCGTGACGGGGCGGGCGACTGGGTGCAGGCCTGGTCGGTGCTGGGGCCGGTGACCGAGGTCGAGGTTGCGGTGCGCGGCACGGTGGAAACCCATGATCTGGCGGGGGTGCTGCGCGGGCACCGCGAGATGGTGCCGCCCGAATGCTACCTGCGCGACAGCCTGCCCACCCGCGCCGACGCGGCGCTGTGCGAACTGGCGCTGGTGGCGCAGGGCTCCGATGGCCCGCTGGAGGCCGCGCACCGCCTGTCCGGCGCGGTGGCCGATGCCATCGCCTATCGGCCGGGCGCGACGCAGGCCCACACCACCGCGGCCGAGGCGCTGGCGCTGGGCGAGGGCGTCTGCCAGGATCACGCGCACGCCCTGCTGGCGGTGGCGCGCTGGCACGGGCTGCCGGGCCGCTATGTCTCGGGCTATCTGATGCTGGACGAGGACATCGCGGCGCAAGAGGCGGCGCACGCCTGGGCCGAGATATGGATGCCGTCGCTGGGCTGGGTCGGATTCGATCCGGCGAACCGCTGCTGCCCGGATGACCGCTATATCCGGCTGGGATCGGGGCTGGATGCCCAAGATGCTGCGCCAATTCGCGGCACAACCCGCACACCTGGGGCAGAAAGTCTTGATGTCACTGTTGCGGTTCAGTTCCAGCAGCAATAG
- a CDS encoding alpha-E domain-containing protein — protein MLSRTADNLFWIARSIERAETAARLLEVGSRISLLPSIHGYRSEWDSLLQASGTAVAFGKKYGDPVQRNIESFLFFDRDNPSSVASCITTARENARIVRTALTTQVWDALNTAFQELRELERTPRSQLELSVLTEWTMRHAAMLRGTIDATLLRNDGWDFLNLGCFLERSDNTARLMDVKYYVLLPKVDYVGTGVDTYQWTTLLRAMSAHRAFHWAYGGEVTAGKIAHFLILNPQCPRSLITCMQGVNLHLDRLARNYSKTTPAQEKARNLMAGLAELRVDDIFEEGLHEFLSRFIRETASLGAVVHDTYLSGDLR, from the coding sequence ATGCTGAGCCGGACGGCTGACAATCTTTTCTGGATCGCCCGTTCCATCGAACGCGCGGAAACCGCCGCACGCCTGCTGGAAGTGGGGTCGCGCATCTCGCTGCTGCCCTCGATCCACGGCTATCGCAGCGAATGGGACAGCCTGTTGCAGGCATCGGGCACCGCCGTGGCCTTCGGCAAGAAATACGGCGACCCGGTGCAGCGCAACATCGAAAGCTTCCTGTTCTTCGACCGCGACAACCCGTCGTCGGTGGCAAGCTGCATCACCACGGCGCGCGAGAACGCCCGGATCGTGCGAACCGCACTGACGACGCAGGTGTGGGACGCGCTGAACACCGCGTTCCAGGAACTGCGCGAGCTGGAGCGCACGCCGCGCAGCCAGCTTGAACTTTCGGTGCTGACCGAATGGACTATGCGCCATGCCGCCATGCTGCGCGGCACGATCGACGCCACGCTGTTGCGCAACGATGGCTGGGATTTCCTGAACCTCGGCTGCTTTCTGGAACGGTCGGACAACACCGCCCGCCTGATGGACGTGAAGTATTACGTCCTGCTGCCCAAGGTCGATTACGTCGGGACCGGGGTCGATACCTACCAATGGACGACGCTGCTGCGCGCCATGTCGGCGCACCGGGCCTTCCACTGGGCCTATGGCGGCGAGGTGACGGCGGGCAAGATCGCGCATTTCCTGATTCTGAACCCGCAATGTCCGCGGTCGCTGATCACCTGCATGCAGGGGGTCAACCTGCATCTCGACCGGCTGGCGCGCAATTACAGCAAGACCACGCCCGCGCAGGAAAAGGCGCGCAACCTGATGGCGGGGCTGGCGGAATTGCGGGTGGACGACATCTTCGAGGAAGGGCTGCACGAATTCCTGTCGCGCTTCATCCGCGAAACCGCGAGCCTCGGGGCCGTGGTGCATGACACCTATCTTAGCGGGGATTTGCGTTGA
- a CDS encoding circularly permuted type 2 ATP-grasp protein — protein sequence MYHKDAVRPPYARLEDWMRAMPAELRQMKQAEAEALFRRIGITFAVYGEGGDPDRLIPFDMFPRVFTATEWARLERGIKQRARALNAFLVDVYGRGEIVRAGRIPGRLVYLNEAYEKTVVGFVPPKGVYSHIVGIDLVRTGPDDFFVLEDNCRTPSGVSYMLENREIMMRMFPDLFRENRIEPVDSYPEKLRRTLASVAPAKCNHEPTVVILTPGHFNSAYYEHSFLADLMGVELVEGQDLFVEGEFVFMRTTEGPRRVDVIYRRVDDAFIDPLCFRPDSMLGVPGLMDVYRSGGVSICSAPGAGVADDKAVYTYVPEMIRFYLGEEPILKNVPTWQCAKEDDLKYVQEHMAELVVKEVHGSGGYGMLVGPASTKDQVAAFRERVLADPHNYIAQPTLALSTTPTFVAEGIAPRHVDLRPYCLVGEGVELVPGGLTRVALKDGSLVVNSSQGGGVKDTWVLAE from the coding sequence ATGTATCACAAGGATGCCGTCCGCCCGCCCTATGCCCGGCTGGAAGACTGGATGCGCGCCATGCCGGCGGAGCTGCGCCAGATGAAGCAGGCCGAGGCCGAGGCGCTGTTTCGCCGGATCGGCATCACCTTCGCCGTCTATGGCGAGGGCGGCGACCCCGACCGGCTGATCCCGTTCGACATGTTTCCGCGCGTGTTCACCGCGACGGAATGGGCGCGGCTGGAACGCGGCATCAAGCAGCGGGCACGGGCGCTGAACGCCTTTCTGGTCGATGTCTATGGGCGGGGCGAGATCGTGCGGGCGGGGCGGATTCCGGGGCGGCTGGTCTATCTGAACGAGGCATACGAGAAGACCGTGGTCGGCTTCGTGCCGCCGAAGGGGGTCTATTCGCATATCGTGGGGATCGACCTGGTCCGCACCGGGCCGGATGATTTCTTCGTGCTGGAAGACAATTGCCGCACGCCCTCGGGTGTCAGCTACATGCTGGAAAACCGCGAGATCATGATGCGGATGTTCCCGGACCTCTTCCGCGAGAACCGGATCGAGCCGGTCGACAGCTATCCCGAAAAGCTGCGCCGCACCCTGGCCAGCGTGGCGCCGGCCAAATGCAACCACGAACCGACCGTGGTGATTCTGACGCCGGGGCATTTCAACTCGGCCTATTACGAGCACAGCTTCCTGGCCGACCTGATGGGGGTCGAACTGGTCGAGGGGCAGGACCTGTTCGTCGAGGGCGAATTCGTCTTCATGCGAACGACCGAAGGGCCGCGCCGGGTGGACGTGATCTACCGCCGGGTCGATGACGCCTTCATCGACCCGCTGTGCTTCCGGCCCGACAGCATGCTGGGGGTGCCGGGGCTGATGGATGTCTATCGCTCGGGTGGCGTGTCGATCTGTTCGGCCCCGGGGGCGGGGGTGGCCGACGACAAGGCGGTCTACACCTATGTTCCGGAAATGATCCGCTTCTATCTGGGGGAAGAGCCGATCCTGAAGAACGTTCCGACCTGGCAATGCGCCAAGGAGGACGATCTGAAATATGTGCAGGAACACATGGCCGAACTGGTGGTGAAAGAGGTGCACGGCTCTGGCGGATACGGGATGCTGGTAGGGCCGGCCTCGACCAAGGATCAGGTGGCGGCGTTCCGCGAGCGGGTTCTGGCCGACCCGCACAACTACATCGCGCAGCCGACTTTGGCGCTTTCGACCACGCCGACCTTCGTGGCCGAAGGCATCGCACCCCGCCATGTCGATCTGAGACCCTATTGCCTTGTCGGCGAAGGGGTGGAACTGGTGCCGGGCGGATTGACCCGCGTGGCTTTGAAGGACGGCAGCCTTGTGGTGAACTCGTCGCAAGGCGGGGGCGTCAAGGATACCTGGGTTCTGGCGGAGTGA
- a CDS encoding ligase-associated DNA damage response exonuclease: MTRDPVLSFTDRGIFCPDGGFFIDPWRPVDRALITHGHSDHARPGHGAYLATHAAGPVIRHRLGAIALDGIGWAEPRRIGGVTVSFHPAGHVPGSAQIRVERAGEVWVVSGDYKVEPDGLSEPFAPLPCHAFITECTFGLPVFRWQPQAAVMADLRRWWAANAAAGRVSILGAYGLGKAQRIMAALGDCGPILTHGAVEATTEVLRAQGYALPATVPVRAGVDGKSHPGALVIAPPSALGSAWAARLGPSAEAFASGWMALRGVRRRRSLTGFILSDHADWPGLNAAIRATGAERVFVTHGYTSVFRRWLESEGYDAGIVQTEYTGDDTDTAGAAEP, from the coding sequence ATGACGCGCGACCCGGTTCTGAGTTTCACCGACCGGGGCATTTTCTGCCCCGATGGCGGTTTTTTCATCGACCCATGGCGCCCGGTGGACCGCGCGCTGATCACGCACGGCCATTCCGACCACGCCCGCCCCGGCCATGGCGCCTACCTTGCCACCCATGCCGCAGGCCCGGTGATCCGCCACCGGCTGGGCGCGATTGCGCTCGATGGCATCGGCTGGGCCGAGCCGCGCCGGATCGGCGGGGTGACGGTGTCGTTCCACCCGGCCGGGCATGTGCCAGGATCGGCGCAGATCCGGGTGGAACGGGCGGGCGAGGTCTGGGTGGTTTCGGGCGACTACAAGGTGGAACCCGACGGGTTGTCGGAACCCTTCGCGCCGCTGCCCTGCCACGCCTTCATCACGGAATGCACCTTTGGCCTGCCGGTCTTCCGCTGGCAGCCGCAGGCGGCGGTGATGGCCGATCTGCGGCGCTGGTGGGCGGCCAATGCGGCGGCAGGTCGGGTGTCGATCCTCGGGGCATACGGGCTTGGCAAGGCACAGCGCATCATGGCGGCACTGGGAGACTGCGGCCCGATCCTGACCCATGGCGCGGTCGAGGCAACCACCGAAGTGCTGCGCGCCCAGGGCTATGCCCTGCCCGCGACCGTGCCGGTCCGCGCCGGGGTCGATGGCAAGAGCCACCCCGGCGCGCTGGTCATCGCGCCGCCCTCGGCGCTGGGCAGCGCCTGGGCCGCGCGCCTCGGCCCGTCGGCGGAGGCCTTCGCCTCGGGTTGGATGGCGCTGCGCGGCGTGCGGCGCAGGCGGAGCCTGACCGGGTTCATCCTTTCCGATCACGCCGACTGGCCGGGGCTGAACGCCGCCATCCGCGCCACCGGGGCAGAACGGGTCTTCGTGACCCACGGCTACACATCGGTCTTTCGCCGCTGGCTTGAAAGCGAAGGCTACGACGCGGGCATCGTGCAGACCGAATACACCGGCGACGATACCGACACCGCCGGGGCAGCAGAGCCATGA
- a CDS encoding ATP-dependent DNA ligase, with amino-acid sequence MIRFAALFEALDNTTKTTAKVAALASYLRDAPEPDRLWTVALLSGRRPKRAATATELRLWAAEAAGLPLWLIEEAYPVVGDLAETIALILPAPGHPDPRSLSDWMAALIAITGQPAEARRAAILAAWDGLGPQERFLFNKLITGGFRMGVSQGLMTRALSQATGIDEPTLAHRLMGDWTPATTRFADLIAEAGDGGQGRRPYPFALASPLEGAPEDLGPPQDWLAEWKWDGIRGQLIVRPDAFALWSRGEELMTGRFPELAVLADFLPPGTVIDAEVLTWRDGAALPFAALQRRLGRVTVPKKLLAEAPVQLLAYDLLEDAGTDLRAAPLSHRRARLEAVLAALPPGLPIAASPRLEVTGWAALAAARATARDRQAEGLMLKRLSSPYHVGRKRGDWWKWKLDPYSVDAVMIYAQSGHGRRATLFTDFTFAVRDGNDLVPFTKAYSGLTDAEFGEITRWVRANTLERFGPVRRVPPDLVFEIGFEGIQASPRHKSGIALRFPRMLRWRHDKTADEIDTLDSLRALLGAQTGGPAPRTPGDI; translated from the coding sequence ATGATCCGCTTCGCCGCCCTGTTCGAGGCGCTGGACAATACGACGAAAACCACCGCCAAGGTCGCGGCCCTTGCCTCCTATCTGCGCGACGCGCCCGAGCCTGACCGGCTGTGGACCGTGGCGCTGCTGTCGGGCCGCCGCCCGAAACGCGCGGCCACCGCCACCGAACTGCGGCTCTGGGCGGCCGAGGCGGCGGGCCTGCCGCTGTGGCTGATCGAGGAAGCCTATCCGGTGGTCGGCGACCTGGCCGAAACCATCGCGCTGATCCTGCCCGCGCCGGGCCACCCCGACCCGCGCAGCCTGTCCGACTGGATGGCCGCGCTGATTGCCATCACCGGCCAGCCGGCCGAGGCGCGCCGGGCCGCGATCCTGGCGGCCTGGGACGGGCTCGGGCCGCAAGAGCGGTTTCTGTTCAACAAGCTGATCACCGGCGGCTTTCGCATGGGGGTCAGCCAGGGGCTGATGACGCGGGCCCTGTCGCAGGCCACCGGAATCGACGAGCCGACGCTGGCGCACCGCCTGATGGGCGACTGGACGCCCGCAACCACGCGCTTTGCCGACCTGATCGCCGAGGCGGGCGATGGCGGGCAGGGGCGCAGGCCCTACCCCTTCGCGCTGGCCTCGCCGCTGGAGGGCGCGCCCGAAGACCTCGGTCCGCCGCAGGACTGGCTTGCCGAATGGAAATGGGACGGCATCCGCGGCCAGCTGATCGTGCGGCCCGATGCCTTCGCGCTGTGGTCGCGCGGCGAGGAACTGATGACCGGCCGCTTCCCCGAACTGGCTGTTCTGGCTGACTTTCTGCCGCCCGGCACGGTGATCGACGCCGAGGTGCTGACGTGGCGCGACGGTGCGGCGCTGCCCTTCGCCGCGCTGCAAAGGCGGCTGGGCCGGGTGACGGTGCCGAAGAAGCTGCTGGCCGAGGCGCCGGTGCAACTGCTGGCCTATGACCTTCTGGAGGATGCCGGGACCGACCTGCGTGCCGCCCCGCTGTCGCACCGCCGCGCCCGGCTGGAGGCGGTGCTGGCCGCCCTGCCCCCGGGCCTGCCGATCGCCGCCTCGCCCCGGCTGGAGGTGACAGGTTGGGCCGCCCTTGCCGCCGCCCGCGCCACCGCCCGCGACCGGCAGGCCGAGGGGCTGATGCTGAAGCGTCTTTCGTCGCCCTACCATGTCGGGCGCAAGCGGGGCGACTGGTGGAAATGGAAGCTCGACCCCTACAGCGTCGATGCGGTGATGATCTACGCCCAGTCCGGCCACGGTCGGCGCGCGACACTGTTCACCGACTTCACCTTTGCGGTGCGCGACGGCAATGACCTCGTGCCCTTCACCAAGGCCTATTCCGGCCTGACCGACGCCGAGTTTGGCGAAATCACCCGCTGGGTCCGGGCCAACACGCTGGAACGCTTTGGCCCGGTGCGCCGGGTGCCGCCGGACCTGGTGTTCGAGATCGGGTTCGAGGGCATCCAGGCCAGCCCGCGCCACAAGTCGGGCATCGCGCTGCGGTTTCCGCGGATGTTGCGCTGGCGGCACGACAAGACGGCCGACGAGATCGATACGCTGGACAGCCTGCGGGCGCTGCTTGGGGCACAGACCGGGGGGCCAGCCCCCCGGACCCCCGGGGATATTTGA
- a CDS encoding M3 family oligoendopeptidase produces the protein MTLPLPSPVFDANASAGGGLGKLPDWDLRDLYASPDAPEFGRDMGWLESTCAAFAARYQGKLSALDAAGLLACVREYEAIDVTAGRVMSYAGLRYYQNTMDSERAKFMADAQDRITAFTTPLVFFSLEFNRLDEAHLAGLLAENADLARYRPVFDRMRAMRPYQLSDELERFLHDQSTVGASAWNRLFDETMAGLMFEVAGEAEPLNLEATLNLLTDPDRTKREAAARALAAVFDTHIKLFSRVHNTLAKEKEIHDRWRGMPTPQTGRHLSNHVEPEVVEALRNAVVAAYPKLSHRYYRLKAKWMGLERMQVWDRNAPLPIDTPKVVDWDAARRTVTEAYAAFSPRMAELAEPFFTKGWIDAGVKPGKAPGAFAHPTVSTVHPYIMLNYLGKPRDVMTLAHELGHGVHQVLAAAQGELLSSTPLTLAETASVFGEMLTFRRLLEVAQTPAERKTLLAGKVEDMINTVVRQIAFYDFECKLHAARAEGELTPDDINALWMSVQAQSLGDAFEFMDGYETFWAYVPHFVHSPFYVYAYAFGDGLVNALYAAYADGMPGFEEKYFDMLKAGGSKHHKELLAPFGLDASDPKFWDKGLSMIAGFIDELEAMED, from the coding sequence ATGACGCTGCCCCTGCCCAGCCCCGTGTTCGATGCCAATGCCTCTGCCGGGGGCGGGTTGGGCAAGCTGCCCGACTGGGATCTGCGCGATCTTTATGCCAGCCCCGACGCGCCCGAATTTGGCCGCGACATGGGTTGGCTCGAGTCGACCTGCGCGGCCTTTGCGGCCCGCTATCAGGGCAAGCTCTCGGCGCTGGATGCGGCGGGGCTGCTGGCCTGCGTGCGGGAATACGAGGCTATCGACGTGACAGCCGGGCGCGTGATGTCCTATGCCGGGTTGCGCTATTACCAGAACACGATGGACAGCGAGCGCGCCAAGTTCATGGCCGACGCCCAGGACCGCATCACCGCATTCACCACGCCGCTGGTGTTCTTCAGCCTGGAGTTCAACCGGCTGGACGAGGCGCATCTGGCGGGGCTGCTGGCGGAAAATGCCGACCTTGCGCGCTACAGGCCGGTGTTCGACCGGATGCGCGCCATGCGGCCCTACCAGTTGTCGGACGAGCTTGAGAGGTTCCTGCACGACCAGTCGACGGTCGGCGCCTCGGCATGGAACCGGCTGTTCGACGAGACCATGGCGGGGCTGATGTTCGAGGTGGCGGGCGAGGCGGAACCGCTGAACCTGGAGGCGACGCTGAACCTGCTGACCGATCCCGACCGCACCAAGCGCGAGGCGGCGGCGCGGGCGCTGGCGGCGGTGTTCGACACCCACATCAAGCTGTTCTCGCGGGTGCACAACACCCTGGCCAAGGAAAAGGAAATCCACGACCGCTGGCGCGGAATGCCCACGCCGCAGACCGGGCGGCACCTGTCGAACCACGTCGAGCCCGAGGTGGTCGAGGCGCTGCGCAATGCGGTGGTCGCGGCCTACCCCAAGCTGAGCCACCGCTATTACCGGCTGAAGGCGAAGTGGATGGGGCTGGAGCGGATGCAGGTCTGGGATCGCAACGCGCCGCTGCCGATCGACACGCCGAAGGTCGTCGACTGGGACGCCGCGCGCCGCACGGTGACTGAGGCTTACGCCGCCTTCTCGCCCCGGATGGCAGAATTGGCCGAGCCGTTCTTCACCAAAGGCTGGATCGACGCCGGGGTGAAGCCGGGCAAGGCGCCGGGCGCCTTCGCGCACCCGACGGTCAGCACGGTGCATCCCTACATCATGTTGAATTACCTTGGCAAACCGCGCGACGTGATGACGCTGGCGCATGAGTTGGGCCACGGCGTGCATCAGGTGCTGGCGGCGGCGCAGGGCGAACTGCTGTCATCGACTCCACTGACCCTGGCTGAAACCGCCAGCGTCTTTGGCGAGATGCTGACCTTCCGCCGCCTGCTGGAGGTCGCGCAGACACCCGCCGAGCGCAAGACCCTGCTGGCGGGCAAGGTCGAGGACATGATCAACACCGTGGTGCGCCAGATCGCCTTCTATGATTTCGAATGCAAGCTCCATGCGGCGCGGGCGGAGGGCGAGCTGACCCCCGACGACATCAACGCGCTTTGGATGAGCGTGCAGGCGCAAAGCCTGGGCGACGCGTTCGAGTTCATGGACGGCTACGAGACCTTCTGGGCCTATGTGCCGCATTTCGTGCATTCGCCGTTCTACGTCTATGCCTATGCCTTCGGCGACGGGTTGGTGAACGCGCTCTATGCCGCCTACGCCGACGGGATGCCGGGGTTCGAGGAGAAATACTTCGACATGCTGAAGGCGGGCGGGTCAAAGCACCACAAGGAATTGTTGGCGCCCTTCGGGCTGGACGCCAGCGACCCGAAGTTCTGGGACAAGGGGCTGAGCATGATCGCGGGCTTCATCGACGAACTGGAAGCGATGGAGGACTGA
- a CDS encoding cobalamin-dependent protein (Presence of a B(12) (cobalamin)-binding domain implies dependence on cobalamin itself, in one of its several forms, or in some unusual lineages, dependence on a cobalamin-like analog.) yields the protein MRERSERSGEMDQRAYQRARQVFQPPPKASHEQAVQALALEVIARLERHSSTPSDGAQPSTADIEALCDALLSPDDALATEMVMRAQADGMSVDVLTLAYLGDAARNLGVRWDEDRVSATEVIIAAGRIYALLRGLRRLFIPWDVIRPDAYRAAFAATPGETHTLGVTMAADYLRRRGWNIDLKVGLTHDEVIDEVGLASYPIIGLSASCSSRVFALSRLIVALRVRNPGAWIIVSGPITTLEPDLLRLVDADAVAADLASAEAQMEAHVTRRQADQQP from the coding sequence ATGCGCGAACGGTCGGAACGGTCGGGTGAAATGGACCAGCGGGCCTATCAGAGGGCAAGACAGGTCTTTCAGCCTCCCCCGAAGGCCAGCCACGAACAAGCCGTCCAGGCCCTTGCCCTTGAAGTGATCGCCCGTCTTGAACGCCATTCCTCGACCCCGAGCGACGGGGCGCAGCCCAGCACCGCGGATATCGAGGCGCTCTGCGATGCGCTGTTGTCGCCCGACGACGCGCTGGCGACCGAGATGGTGATGCGCGCCCAGGCAGACGGCATGTCGGTCGACGTGCTGACGCTTGCCTATCTGGGGGATGCCGCGCGCAACCTCGGCGTCCGCTGGGACGAGGATCGCGTCAGCGCGACCGAGGTCATCATCGCGGCCGGGCGCATCTACGCCCTGCTGCGCGGCCTGCGGCGCCTGTTCATCCCGTGGGATGTCATACGCCCCGATGCCTATCGCGCCGCCTTCGCCGCCACACCCGGCGAGACGCACACGCTCGGCGTGACAATGGCGGCCGATTACCTGCGGCGCCGCGGCTGGAACATCGACCTGAAGGTCGGCCTGACGCATGACGAGGTAATAGACGAGGTCGGGCTCGCCTCCTATCCGATCATCGGTTTGTCGGCCAGTTGCTCCAGCCGGGTCTTCGCGCTTTCGCGGCTGATCGTGGCGCTGCGGGTCAGGAATCCTGGGGCGTGGATCATCGTCAGCGGCCCGATCACCACGCTTGAACCCGACCTGCTGCGGCTGGTCGATGCCGATGCCGTCGCGGCCGATCTGGCATCCGCCGAGGCGCAGATGGAAGCGCACGTGACCCGCAGACAGGCAGATCAGCAGCCCTGA